The Prochlorococcus marinus str. MIT 9301 genome window below encodes:
- a CDS encoding ABC transporter ATP-binding protein, translating into MKPIIPLKLIKNIWQHLSDKRKYNLLVTIFVMLSAAISELISLTAALPFLYVISSKPEKIIEIKFLKYIYEIFGITKPEDFLIPVIISFIFFAALSGILRTLNLYLTTKLSATIGTDFSVKSYGILLNKPFYYYINENSSKTITSLTKYIDEYVAVIYAILEIFTGLFTSIFLIGGILFVNSYLALIALLIFGSAYYLLSKNINKILRRNSLEIANLQTKQVKTIQESVGSIRNIIMDNFQKYFTKNYFYIDYGMRNKMSQNQFLTYFPKSIFESVGLIFIAIISFLYSKNYLQNVDLVPVLGALAIGLQRLLPSLQKIYSSWASLKSYGEGANRILKILEDSRFNNCVKETKKDFSFHKKLVFEKVKFKYYASQSYVNSEINLEICKGDKIAIIGESGSGKSTFLDLIMGLLEPTKGKIFIDDKNLFLNNLVPYWQNIISHVPQEIFLADATVQENIAIGIPKEKIDLDRVSKCADLAKVSGFVKKLPNKYESVVGERGSKLSVGQKQRIGIARAFYKNAEILILDEATSALDSRTEEDILKTIKEINPNTTIIMVTHRLNTINKFEKIIKIDNGRVQYINKENI; encoded by the coding sequence ATGAAACCTATAATTCCACTCAAACTCATAAAGAATATTTGGCAACATTTATCTGATAAGAGAAAATATAACCTTTTAGTAACTATTTTTGTGATGCTCTCTGCAGCAATTTCTGAATTAATATCTCTCACAGCGGCCCTTCCTTTTTTATATGTAATAAGTTCTAAACCTGAAAAAATAATAGAAATTAAATTCTTAAAATATATTTATGAAATTTTTGGTATAACAAAACCAGAAGATTTTCTTATACCGGTTATCATTTCTTTTATATTTTTTGCAGCTCTTTCAGGAATATTGCGAACTTTGAATTTGTATTTAACAACAAAATTATCTGCAACAATTGGAACGGACTTTAGCGTAAAATCATACGGTATTTTACTAAACAAACCTTTTTATTATTACATAAATGAAAATTCCTCAAAAACCATTACATCCTTAACAAAATATATTGATGAGTATGTTGCTGTTATTTATGCAATTTTAGAAATCTTTACTGGTTTGTTCACCTCTATTTTTTTGATTGGAGGGATCTTATTTGTTAATTCATATCTAGCTTTAATAGCGTTATTAATTTTTGGTTCTGCTTATTATTTATTATCAAAAAATATCAATAAAATACTTAGAAGAAATAGTTTAGAAATTGCAAATCTTCAAACTAAACAAGTTAAAACTATTCAAGAAAGTGTAGGTTCAATTAGAAATATAATTATGGATAATTTTCAGAAATATTTTACTAAAAATTATTTTTATATTGATTATGGCATGAGAAACAAAATGTCTCAAAATCAATTTCTTACATATTTTCCTAAGAGTATTTTTGAATCAGTTGGATTAATTTTTATTGCTATAATTTCTTTTTTGTATTCAAAAAATTATTTACAAAATGTTGATTTGGTACCAGTATTAGGAGCTCTTGCCATAGGTTTACAAAGGTTACTGCCATCTTTGCAGAAGATATATTCATCTTGGGCATCACTTAAAAGTTATGGTGAAGGTGCTAACAGAATATTAAAAATATTAGAAGATTCAAGATTTAATAATTGTGTAAAAGAAACAAAAAAGGATTTTTCTTTCCATAAAAAACTTGTTTTTGAAAAAGTTAAATTTAAATACTATGCATCACAATCTTATGTTAATTCTGAAATAAACTTAGAAATTTGTAAAGGAGATAAAATCGCAATAATTGGAGAATCTGGTTCTGGAAAGAGTACTTTTTTAGATTTAATAATGGGTTTGCTAGAACCAACAAAAGGAAAAATATTTATTGATGACAAGAATTTATTTTTAAACAATCTTGTACCTTATTGGCAAAATATAATTTCTCATGTTCCGCAGGAGATTTTTCTTGCTGATGCTACAGTCCAAGAAAATATTGCAATTGGAATACCTAAAGAAAAGATAGATTTAGATCGTGTTAGTAAATGTGCAGATTTGGCAAAAGTTTCTGGTTTTGTTAAAAAACTACCTAATAAATATGAAAGTGTAGTAGGGGAAAGAGGTTCAAAGTTAAGTGTAGGACAAAAACAGAGGATAGGTATTGCTAGAGCATTTTATAAAAATGCAGAAATTCTAATTCTTGATGAAGCTACTAGTGCTCTTGATAGTAGAACTGAAGAAGATATTCTAAAAACTATAAAAGAAATAAATCCAAATACAACTATCATTATGGTTACACATCGATTAAATACAATAAATAAATTTGAAAAAATAATAAAGATTGATAATGGTAGAGTTCAATATATAAATAAAGAAAATATTTAG
- a CDS encoding cytidylyltransferase domain-containing protein: MKYDFVALLPMKEHSERVSNKNIKVLHGKPLFFYIADTLKDLGIFSNLVINTDSNKISELAKERYGDWVKIHKRPDYLIGDNVSMNKIISYDVGLCGEEKFYLQTHSTNPLLRSSSLMKAINYFKELFIKNEKASLFSVNKIQSRLYNKDLIPINHDPAILQRTQDLEDIYEENSCFYIFRGKTFFRLNHRISDQPYVFPLSRNSREYLDIDDLFDWNLVENILTITNK, translated from the coding sequence ATGAAGTATGACTTTGTTGCACTACTCCCAATGAAGGAGCATTCGGAGAGAGTAAGTAATAAAAATATAAAAGTTCTGCACGGTAAACCATTATTTTTTTACATAGCTGATACTTTAAAAGATTTAGGTATATTTTCCAATTTGGTCATTAATACTGATAGTAATAAAATTTCAGAACTTGCTAAAGAAAGATATGGAGATTGGGTTAAAATACATAAACGTCCTGATTATCTAATAGGTGATAATGTTTCAATGAACAAAATAATCTCATACGATGTTGGATTATGTGGAGAAGAAAAATTTTATTTACAAACACATAGTACTAATCCTCTTTTGAGATCTAGTTCTTTAATGAAAGCAATAAATTATTTTAAAGAATTATTCATAAAAAATGAAAAGGCGAGCTTATTTTCGGTTAATAAAATTCAATCTAGACTTTATAACAAAGATTTAATACCCATAAATCACGATCCTGCTATATTACAAAGGACTCAAGATTTAGAAGATATCTATGAAGAAAATTCTTGCTTTTATATTTTTAGGGGAAAAACTTTTTTTAGATTAAATCATAGAATTAGCGACCAACCTTACGTTTTTCCCCTTTCAAGGAATAGCAGGGAATATTTAGATATTGATGATTTATTTGATTGGAATTTGGTAGAAAATATTTTAACAATTACGAATAAATGA
- a CDS encoding class I SAM-dependent methyltransferase has product MKNFYKNQKSFDILSPRKLFSQINNLREIKYWSKVLNRPNGWHYDLDIIWILNKLIEYDIKPGGWILDAGAGQGLLQFILASRGYNVISYDYSDRDVLFRAKSIFQITNEKKEIEFKHKYMANIKYAPKNSNINSIFSYIKRCGLKVFLKNGFDWLVNFLIFCYEFISKRNKNYGSIVMRRGSFQDLSKFNFKVDAIVSLSAIEHCDKEQIKECLEQMFRKVSKGPMLITTSINSLTEDSYENYFCSWTFGKNSLLELFNVSVQEKEIDSVQTEIQKNNLFWNRLDSYYFQRKDSYFYKNKNVPYVPIGIDYFNKY; this is encoded by the coding sequence ATGAAAAACTTTTATAAAAATCAAAAGTCATTTGATATTTTGAGTCCAAGAAAATTATTCTCTCAAATAAACAATTTAAGAGAAATAAAATATTGGAGTAAAGTACTTAATAGACCTAATGGCTGGCATTATGATTTAGATATTATATGGATACTTAACAAATTAATTGAGTATGATATTAAACCAGGTGGATGGATTCTAGATGCTGGTGCAGGTCAAGGTTTGCTGCAATTTATACTTGCTTCCAGGGGTTATAACGTAATAAGTTATGATTATTCAGATAGAGACGTTCTCTTTAGAGCTAAAAGTATCTTTCAGATTACCAATGAAAAAAAAGAGATAGAATTTAAACATAAATATATGGCGAATATTAAATATGCGCCCAAGAATTCAAATATAAACAGTATTTTTTCATATATAAAAAGATGTGGTTTAAAAGTTTTTTTAAAAAATGGATTTGACTGGCTAGTAAATTTTTTAATTTTTTGTTACGAATTTATATCTAAGAGAAATAAAAATTATGGCTCAATAGTAATGCGTAGGGGAAGTTTTCAAGATTTATCAAAATTTAATTTTAAAGTAGATGCAATTGTTTCTTTATCAGCTATTGAGCATTGTGATAAGGAACAAATTAAAGAATGTTTAGAGCAGATGTTTAGAAAGGTTTCGAAGGGCCCTATGTTAATCACAACAAGTATTAATTCCTTGACAGAAGATAGTTATGAGAATTATTTTTGCTCATGGACTTTTGGAAAAAATTCCTTATTAGAACTTTTTAATGTTTCAGTTCAAGAAAAAGAAATAGATTCAGTGCAAACAGAAATTCAAAAAAATAATTTGTTTTGGAATAGATTAGATTCTTATTACTTTCAAAGAAAAGATTCATATTTCTATAAAAATAAAAATGTTCCATATGTTCCAATTGGAATTGATTACTTTAATAAGTATTAG